A section of the Platichthys flesus chromosome 22, fPlaFle2.1, whole genome shotgun sequence genome encodes:
- the tns1a gene encoding tensin-1 isoform X10 translates to MARLNWCLAAVISWGKFLFACFFPLRGAKRDKPDELEGVHTHTFKLKPFKKAKSCDICKQAITKEGLICKACRLSCHRKCEVKVTTSCQTTTNYEVPPTPQLQLKHVDTPGSTRSCKSVEIRRKQSRSQSVVPAMEDSYEVDLVYITERIISVSFPAAAEELSYTNHLKEVATMLRSKHGEHYLMLNLSERRNDLTNLHHKVLEFGWPDHHAPALDKICSMCKAIDTWLNGDPRNVVVLHNKGNRGRTGVVVAAYMHYSNISASADQALDRFAMRRFYEDKALPVGQPSQKRYVRYFNGLLSGHIKINNKPLFLHHVIMHGIPNFESKGGCRPFLKIYQAMQPVYTSGIYNVQGDSNTSICITIEPGLLLKGDILLKCYHKRYRNATRDVVFRVQFHTCAIHDLGVVFGKSELDETFKDERFPEYGKVEFVFSYGPEKIKGKGLCHLENGPSVSVDYNTQDSLIRWDSYENFNQRWEDPADSELDVVHTQGPLDGSLYARVRKKDSLEGVVTINGLPVLENPLTNAKSLLQSASHPLQTAEPTLPVAGHASLPAVDHTLSVSSDSGNSTASVKTDRTDEHSQSVPSAANHSNPTAAHPPLSPQEKRELDQLLSGLEAPAHLRQAYLSTSTSPGGGVRHLVPAQVHVNGGHTRLAGVRPTEERETDILDDEVPNSQEGNSVDSLGTISSLEGQGTPADLYYQSQTPVSGQNDGPYLERGVLGEKLSEMPVHGVRTPTALQERTVDAASPQGGYSGFQNGGGMYRSQSFGNPPAGSPDACPTPMPRAPERSTSSREAVQRGLNTWHQYSLPDDPFGPPLQATHSLPHFPASQRDIEQSIEALNMLMLDLDPINSHMSKSHSAPPGENSLNSSQAPFSQTLARPSYQADSAIHGYSSSGSVNNAFHQPLRSTGRVSNQSPVMESPVYSPQRPNASFQHQNTTPTHTPEPYLHPRQAPHHFPTDFSQQAPLKPVSSHQGSLVSHSPDLQGSSPYTGYSASSSPVPAVTPQQDAEEETLNLEGLVAHRIAGVRSRGMTPEVTQETGRRRTTSEGQYQSSHESTPPVHSPDFANNLSLNPGGRPREGLMHSYREAFEDHKPDGFAFGGGGENSPQTPGFPVSPQTPYFNMSRSPAGLTKTPLSTLGLKPHHQVGSDSDSNDGEHDHPSFEDSRQFGAGFCSSSPVHGADGRRFGSSDSPAHSHPYRPASPEGCQVDIMGVHTVPGSPNTLHRTVATNTPPSPALQRRLGQASPSLGRHPPASGIPSSPLIGRKTAGAGVPPSPLMGRRTAASGHSTPDELGAASRQGSAPPPSTPAFPVSPQLPEKRHMSSGDAERMDNNNMTPTPASGGSTPNLTGPRTVPDLPKSIYDDCPDIKMNVKFVQDTSRFWYKPDISREQAINLLKDREPGAFIIRDSHSFRGAYGLAMKVACPPPTAQQTKKVGDLTTELVRHFLIETSPKGVRLKGCPNEPYFGCLSALVYQHSMTPLALPCKLMIPTKDPNEEALELVTPTDPGLELMKQGAACNVLFINSVDMESLTGPQAIAKAISQTLGTNPLPAATTVHFKVSPQGITLTDSQRKIFFRRHYPINTVTYCDTDPQDRKWGKEGGGSVRLFGFVARKQGSTTDNVSHLFAELDPGQPACAIVSFVSKMMKR, encoded by the exons CGTGCCGGTTGTCCTGCCATAGAAAATGTGAAGTGAAG GTCACCACATCATGTCAGACCACGACCAACTATGAGGTG cctccCACTCCTCAGCTGCAGTTAAAGCATGTAGATACACCG GGATCTACCAGGTCCTGTAAGAGTGTGGAGATCAGGAGAAAGCAGTCCAG GAGTCAGAGTGTGGTCCCGGCCATGGAGGACAGCTATGAGGTGGACCTGGTCTACATCACAGAGAGGATCATCTCCGTCTCCTTCCCCGCCGCCGCCGAGGAGCTCAGCTACACCAACCACCTGAAGGAGGTGGCCACCATGCTGCGCTCCAAACATGGAGAACACTACCTG ATGCTCAACCTGAGCGAGCGGAGGAATGACTTAACAAACCTACACcacaag gTCCTGGAGTTCGGTTGGCCTGACCATCACGCACCGGCGCTGGACAAGATCTGCAGCATGTGCAAGGCCATCGACACGTGGCTCAACGGAGACCCACGCAACGTGGTGGTGCTGCACAACAAG GGGAACCGAGGTCGGACGGGGGTGGTGGTGGCAGCGTACATGCACTACAGCAACATATCTGCAAG tgcCGACCAGGCGCTGGACAGGTTCGCCATGAGACGCTTCTACGAGGACAAAGCACTTCCTGTGGGCCAGCCGTCGCAGAAAAG gtacGTGCGTTACTTCAACGGCCTCCTGTCCGGACACATCAAGATCAACAACAAGCCTCTGTTCCTGCACCACGTCATCATGCACGGCATCCCCAACTTCGAGTCCAAGGGAG GCTGCCGTCCCTTCCTGAAGATCTACCAGGCCATGCAGCCGGTCTACACGTCAGGGATCTA CAACGTGCAAGGAGACAGCAACACCAGCATCTGCATCACCATCGAGCCGGGGCTGCTGCTGAAGGGAGACATCCTG CTGAAGTGTTACCACAAGCGCTACAGGAACGCCACCAGGGACGTGGTGTTCCGGGTGCAGTTCCACACCTGCGCCATCCACGACCTCGGGGTGGTGTTCGGGAAGAGCGAGCTGGACGAGACCTTCAAAG ATGAGAGGTTTCCAGAGTACGGGAAGGTGGAGTTTGTTTTCTCATATGGAccagagaaaatcaaagggaaag GCCTGTGCCACCTGGAGAACGGGCCGAGCGTCTCGGTGGACTACAACACCCAGGACTCCCTGATCCGCTGGGACTCGTACGAGAACTTCAACCAGCGCTGGGAGGACCCCGCGGACAGCGAGCTGG atgttGTTCACACCCAGGGTCCACTTGATGGAAGCCTCTACGCCCGCGTCCGTAAGAAAGACTCCCTGGAGGGAGTGGTCACCATCAACGGCCTCCCAGTCCTTGAAAACCCTCTGACCAATGCTAAGAGCCTGCTGCAGAGCGCCAGCCACCCGCTCCAGACCGCCGAACCGACACTTCCTGTTGCGGGCCACGCCTCCCTCCCTGCCGTCGACCACACCCTCTCCGTGAGCAGCGACTCGGGCAACTCCACCGCCTCCGTCAAGACCGATCGTACCGATGAGCACAGCCAGTCGGTGCCGAGCGCCGCCAATCACAGCAACCCGACAGCGGCCCACCCGCCCCTCAGCCCACAGGAGAAGAGGGAGCTCGACCAGCTCCTGAGCGGCCTCGAGGCGCCGGCTCACCTACGGCAAGCCTACCTGTCCACGTCCACCAGTCCTGGGGGCGGCGTGCGGCACCTGGTCCCAGCGCAGGTGCACGTCAACGGGGGCCACACCAGACTAGCCGGTGTCCGACCGACCGaggagcgagagacagacatCCTCGACGACGAGGTGCCCAACAGCCAGGAGGGCAACAGTGTGGACAGCTTGGGCACCATCTCTTCCCTGGAGGGGCAGGGGACGCCGGCTGACCTCTACTACCAATCACAGACGCCTGTCAGTGGGCAGAACGACGGGCCGTACCTGGAGAGAGGCGTCCTCGGGGAGAAGTTGAGCGAAATGCCCGTGCACGGAGTCCGAACTCCCACAGCGCTGCAGGAGAGGACGGTGGACGCTGCGTCCCCACAGGGGGGGTACAGCGGCTTCCAGAACGGAGGAGGGATGTACCGCTCGCAGTCCTTCGGGAACCCGCCTGCCGGCAGCCCTGATGCCTGCCCCACGCCGATGCCCCGCGCCCCCGAGAGGAGCACCAGCAGCCGAGAGGCCGTCCAGAGGGGTCTGAACACCTGGCACCAGTACAGCCTCCCAGACGACCCCTTCGGACCGCCGCTGCAGGCCACCCACAGCCTGCCCCACTTCCCGGCGTCGCAGCGGGACATCGAGCAGTCCATCGAGGCGCTCAACATGCTCATGCTCGACCTGGACCCCATCAACTCCCACATGTCCAAGTCTCACAGTGCGCCCCCTGGCGAAAACAGCCTGAACTCGTCCCAGGCGCCCTTCTCCCAGACGCTCGCCAGACCCTCGTACCAGGCGGACTCGGCCATCCACGGCTACAGCAGCTCGGGCTCGGTCAACAACGCCTTCCACCAGCCGCTCCGCTCGACGGGGAGAGTGTCCAACCAGAGCCCCGTCATGGAGTCTCCTGTGTACTCCCCCCAGAGGCCCAACGCCAGCTTCCAACACCAGAACACCACCCCGACACACACTCCAGAGCCCTACCTCCACCCACGCCAGGCACCGCACCACTTCCCCACCGATTTCAGCCAGCAGGCTCCTCTGAAGCCTGTGAGCTCGCACCAGGGCTCCTTGGTGTCCCACTCCCCGGACCTGCAGGGCTCGTCCCCGTACACGGGCTACAGCGCCTCGTCCTCCCCCGTCCCCGCGGTCACCCCCCAACAagatgcagaggaggagacgctcAACCTGGAAGGCCTGGTGGCTCACCGCATCGCCG GAGTTCGCTCCAGAGGAATGACCCCGGAGGTGACGCAGGAGACGGGCCGGCGCCGGACCACCAGCGAGGGTCAGTACCAGAGCAGCCACGAGAGCACGCCGCCGGTTCACTCGCCAGACTTCGCCAACAACCTGTCGCTCAACCCGGGAGGAAGACCCCGAGAG GGTCTCATGCACAGCTACCGGGAGGCGTTCGAGGACCACAAGCCGGACGGTTTTGCCTTTGGAGGCGGTGGTGAGAACTCTCCACAGACCCCCGGCTTCCCTGTGTCGCCTCAGACTCCTTACTTCAACATGT CTCGTTCTCCTGCAGGTTTGACCAAGACGCCGCTGTCCACGCTCGGACTGAAGCCGCACCACCAGGTCGGATCAG ACTCTGATTCTAACGATGGAGAGCACG ATCATCCCAGTTTTGAGGACTCGAGACAGTTCGGCGCTGGGTTCTGCTCCAGCAGCCCGGTCCACGGTGCAGACGG gaGGAGGTTTGGTTCGTCAGACAGCCCCGCCCACTCCCACCCCTACAGACCCGCCTCCCCCGAGGGCTGCCAGGTGGACATCATGGGCGTCCACACCGTCCCCGGAAGTCCCAACACCCTCCACCGCACCGTGGCCACCAACACACCGCCCAGCCCCGCCCTCCAGAGACGCCTGGGTCAAGCCAGCCCCTCCCTGGGCAGACACCCGCCTGCGTCCGGCATCCCCTCCAGCCCTCTGATTGGACGAAAGACAGCAGGCGCCGGCGTGCCTCCCAGCCCCCTGATGGGGCGCCGCACGGCAGCGAGTGGCCACAGCACCCCCGATGAGCTGGGGGCCGCCTCTCGCCAGGGGAGCGCCCCGCCGCCGTCCACGCCGGCCTTCCCCGTGTCCCCGCAGCTGCCGGAGAAGAGACACATGTCCAGCGGAGACGCAGAGAGGATGGACAACAATAACATGACGCCAACACCGGCCAGCGGGGGCAGCACGCCGAATCTGACCGGCCCTCGCACAGTCCCAGACCTCCCCAAGTCCATATATG ACGACTGTCCCGACATCAAGATGAACGTGAAGTTCGTCCAGGACACGTCCAGGTTCTGGTACAAGCCCGACATCTCCAGAGAGCAAG cCATCAACCTGCTGAAGGACAGGGAGCCCGGGGCCTTCATCATCCGGGACAGCCACTCGTTCCGGGGGGCGTACGGTCTGGCCATGAAGGTGGCCTGCCCCCCTCCGACTGCCCAGCAAACCAAGAAAG tcGGGGACCTGACCACCGAGCTGGTGAGACACTTCCTGATCGAGACCAGTCCTAAGGGCGTGCGTCTGAAGGGTTGTCCCAACGAGCCGTACTTCGGGTGTCTGTCCGCTCTGGTTTACCAACACTCCATGACTCCACTGGCTCTGCCCTGCAAACTGATGATCCCCACCAAAG ATCCCAACGAGGAGGCCTTGGAGCTGGTGACGCCCACTGATCCTGGGCTGGAGCTCATGAAACAAGGAGCAG cctGTAACGTCCTCTTCATCAACTCTGTGGACATGGAGTCTCTCACTGGTCCTCAGGCCATAGCCAAGGCGATCAGTCAGACCCTGGGGACCAACCCGCTGCCGGCGGCCACCACCGTCCACTTCAAGGTGTCCCCACAGGGCATCACACTCACGGACAGCCAGAGGAA gatCTTCTTCAGGCGACATTATCCCATCAACACAGTGACCTACTGTGACACCGATCCCCAGGACAGGAA ATGGGGAAAAGAAGGAGGCGGCTCCGTCAG ACTCTTTGGATTCGTGGCGAGGAAACAAGGAAGCACGACGGACAACGTGAGCCACCTGTTCGCGGAGCTGGACCCGGGTCAGCCCGCCTGCGCCATCGTCAGCTTCGTCTCCAAAATGATGAAGCGGTGA
- the tns1a gene encoding tensin-1 isoform X5 produces the protein MARLNWCLAAVISWGKFLFACFFPLRGAKRDKPDELEGVHTHTFKLKPFKKAKSCDICKQAITKEGLICKACRLSCHRKCEVKVTTSCQTTTNYEVPPTPQLQLKHVDTPGSTRSCKSVEIRRKQSRSQSVVPAMEDSYEVDLVYITERIISVSFPAAAEELSYTNHLKEVATMLRSKHGEHYLMLNLSERRNDLTNLHHKVLEFGWPDHHAPALDKICSMCKAIDTWLNGDPRNVVVLHNKGNRGRTGVVVAAYMHYSNISASADQALDRFAMRRFYEDKALPVGQPSQKRYVRYFNGLLSGHIKINNKPLFLHHVIMHGIPNFESKGGCRPFLKIYQAMQPVYTSGIYNVQGDSNTSICITIEPGLLLKGDILLKCYHKRYRNATRDVVFRVQFHTCAIHDLGVVFGKSELDETFKGNGSADERFPEYGKVEFVFSYGPEKIKGKGLCHLENGPSVSVDYNTQDSLIRWDSYENFNQRWEDPADSELDVVHTQGPLDGSLYARVRKKDSLEGVVTINGLPVLENPLTNAKSLLQSASHPLQTAEPTLPVAGHASLPAVDHTLSVSSDSGNSTASVKTDRTDEHSQSVPSAANHSNPTAAHPPLSPQEKRELDQLLSGLEAPAHLRQAYLSTSTSPGGGVRHLVPAQVHVNGGHTRLAGVRPTEERETDILDDEVPNSQEGNSVDSLGTISSLEGQGTPADLYYQSQTPVSGQNDGPYLERGVLGEKLSEMPVHGVRTPTALQERTVDAASPQGGYSGFQNGGGMYRSQSFGNPPAGSPDACPTPMPRAPERSTSSREAVQRGLNTWHQYSLPDDPFGPPLQATHSLPHFPASQRDIEQSIEALNMLMLDLDPINSHMSKSHSAPPGENSLNSSQAPFSQTLARPSYQADSAIHGYSSSGSVNNAFHQPLRSTGRVSNQSPVMESPVYSPQRPNASFQHQNTTPTHTPEPYLHPRQAPHHFPTDFSQQAPLKPVSSHQGSLVSHSPDLQGSSPYTGYSASSSPVPAVTPQQDAEEETLNLEGLVAHRIAEYNARIRGLCDSISPESDRHRSYSFSGVRSRGMTPEVTQETGRRRTTSEGQYQSSHESTPPVHSPDFANNLSLNPGGRPREGLMHSYREAFEDHKPDGFAFGGGARSPAGLTKTPLSTLGLKPHHQVGSDSDSNDGEHDHPSFEDSRQFGAGFCSSSPVHGADGRRFGSSDSPAHSHPYRPASPEGCQVDIMGVHTVPGSPNTLHRTVATNTPPSPALQRRLGQASPSLGRHPPASGIPSSPLIGRKTAGAGVPPSPLMGRRTAASGHSTPDELGAASRQGSAPPPSTPAFPVSPQLPEKRHMSSGDAERMDNNNMTPTPASGGSTPNLTGPRTVPDLPKSIYDDCPDIKMNVKFVQDTSRFWYKPDISREQAINLLKDREPGAFIIRDSHSFRGAYGLAMKVACPPPTAQQTKKVGDLTTELVRHFLIETSPKGVRLKGCPNEPYFGCLSALVYQHSMTPLALPCKLMIPTKDPNEEALELVTPTDPGLELMKQGAVQKAPEEAHACNVLFINSVDMESLTGPQAIAKAISQTLGTNPLPAATTVHFKVSPQGITLTDSQRKIFFRRHYPINTVTYCDTDPQDRKWGKEGGGSVRLFGFVARKQGSTTDNVSHLFAELDPGQPACAIVSFVSKMMKR, from the exons CGTGCCGGTTGTCCTGCCATAGAAAATGTGAAGTGAAG GTCACCACATCATGTCAGACCACGACCAACTATGAGGTG cctccCACTCCTCAGCTGCAGTTAAAGCATGTAGATACACCG GGATCTACCAGGTCCTGTAAGAGTGTGGAGATCAGGAGAAAGCAGTCCAG GAGTCAGAGTGTGGTCCCGGCCATGGAGGACAGCTATGAGGTGGACCTGGTCTACATCACAGAGAGGATCATCTCCGTCTCCTTCCCCGCCGCCGCCGAGGAGCTCAGCTACACCAACCACCTGAAGGAGGTGGCCACCATGCTGCGCTCCAAACATGGAGAACACTACCTG ATGCTCAACCTGAGCGAGCGGAGGAATGACTTAACAAACCTACACcacaag gTCCTGGAGTTCGGTTGGCCTGACCATCACGCACCGGCGCTGGACAAGATCTGCAGCATGTGCAAGGCCATCGACACGTGGCTCAACGGAGACCCACGCAACGTGGTGGTGCTGCACAACAAG GGGAACCGAGGTCGGACGGGGGTGGTGGTGGCAGCGTACATGCACTACAGCAACATATCTGCAAG tgcCGACCAGGCGCTGGACAGGTTCGCCATGAGACGCTTCTACGAGGACAAAGCACTTCCTGTGGGCCAGCCGTCGCAGAAAAG gtacGTGCGTTACTTCAACGGCCTCCTGTCCGGACACATCAAGATCAACAACAAGCCTCTGTTCCTGCACCACGTCATCATGCACGGCATCCCCAACTTCGAGTCCAAGGGAG GCTGCCGTCCCTTCCTGAAGATCTACCAGGCCATGCAGCCGGTCTACACGTCAGGGATCTA CAACGTGCAAGGAGACAGCAACACCAGCATCTGCATCACCATCGAGCCGGGGCTGCTGCTGAAGGGAGACATCCTG CTGAAGTGTTACCACAAGCGCTACAGGAACGCCACCAGGGACGTGGTGTTCCGGGTGCAGTTCCACACCTGCGCCATCCACGACCTCGGGGTGGTGTTCGGGAAGAGCGAGCTGGACGAGACCTTCAAAGGTAACGGCTCTGCGG ATGAGAGGTTTCCAGAGTACGGGAAGGTGGAGTTTGTTTTCTCATATGGAccagagaaaatcaaagggaaag GCCTGTGCCACCTGGAGAACGGGCCGAGCGTCTCGGTGGACTACAACACCCAGGACTCCCTGATCCGCTGGGACTCGTACGAGAACTTCAACCAGCGCTGGGAGGACCCCGCGGACAGCGAGCTGG atgttGTTCACACCCAGGGTCCACTTGATGGAAGCCTCTACGCCCGCGTCCGTAAGAAAGACTCCCTGGAGGGAGTGGTCACCATCAACGGCCTCCCAGTCCTTGAAAACCCTCTGACCAATGCTAAGAGCCTGCTGCAGAGCGCCAGCCACCCGCTCCAGACCGCCGAACCGACACTTCCTGTTGCGGGCCACGCCTCCCTCCCTGCCGTCGACCACACCCTCTCCGTGAGCAGCGACTCGGGCAACTCCACCGCCTCCGTCAAGACCGATCGTACCGATGAGCACAGCCAGTCGGTGCCGAGCGCCGCCAATCACAGCAACCCGACAGCGGCCCACCCGCCCCTCAGCCCACAGGAGAAGAGGGAGCTCGACCAGCTCCTGAGCGGCCTCGAGGCGCCGGCTCACCTACGGCAAGCCTACCTGTCCACGTCCACCAGTCCTGGGGGCGGCGTGCGGCACCTGGTCCCAGCGCAGGTGCACGTCAACGGGGGCCACACCAGACTAGCCGGTGTCCGACCGACCGaggagcgagagacagacatCCTCGACGACGAGGTGCCCAACAGCCAGGAGGGCAACAGTGTGGACAGCTTGGGCACCATCTCTTCCCTGGAGGGGCAGGGGACGCCGGCTGACCTCTACTACCAATCACAGACGCCTGTCAGTGGGCAGAACGACGGGCCGTACCTGGAGAGAGGCGTCCTCGGGGAGAAGTTGAGCGAAATGCCCGTGCACGGAGTCCGAACTCCCACAGCGCTGCAGGAGAGGACGGTGGACGCTGCGTCCCCACAGGGGGGGTACAGCGGCTTCCAGAACGGAGGAGGGATGTACCGCTCGCAGTCCTTCGGGAACCCGCCTGCCGGCAGCCCTGATGCCTGCCCCACGCCGATGCCCCGCGCCCCCGAGAGGAGCACCAGCAGCCGAGAGGCCGTCCAGAGGGGTCTGAACACCTGGCACCAGTACAGCCTCCCAGACGACCCCTTCGGACCGCCGCTGCAGGCCACCCACAGCCTGCCCCACTTCCCGGCGTCGCAGCGGGACATCGAGCAGTCCATCGAGGCGCTCAACATGCTCATGCTCGACCTGGACCCCATCAACTCCCACATGTCCAAGTCTCACAGTGCGCCCCCTGGCGAAAACAGCCTGAACTCGTCCCAGGCGCCCTTCTCCCAGACGCTCGCCAGACCCTCGTACCAGGCGGACTCGGCCATCCACGGCTACAGCAGCTCGGGCTCGGTCAACAACGCCTTCCACCAGCCGCTCCGCTCGACGGGGAGAGTGTCCAACCAGAGCCCCGTCATGGAGTCTCCTGTGTACTCCCCCCAGAGGCCCAACGCCAGCTTCCAACACCAGAACACCACCCCGACACACACTCCAGAGCCCTACCTCCACCCACGCCAGGCACCGCACCACTTCCCCACCGATTTCAGCCAGCAGGCTCCTCTGAAGCCTGTGAGCTCGCACCAGGGCTCCTTGGTGTCCCACTCCCCGGACCTGCAGGGCTCGTCCCCGTACACGGGCTACAGCGCCTCGTCCTCCCCCGTCCCCGCGGTCACCCCCCAACAagatgcagaggaggagacgctcAACCTGGAAGGCCTGGTGGCTCACCGCATCGCCG AGTACAACGCTCGTATCCGGGGCCTCTGTGACAGCATATCACCTGAGTCTGACCGCCATCGCTCCTATTCCTTCTCTG GAGTTCGCTCCAGAGGAATGACCCCGGAGGTGACGCAGGAGACGGGCCGGCGCCGGACCACCAGCGAGGGTCAGTACCAGAGCAGCCACGAGAGCACGCCGCCGGTTCACTCGCCAGACTTCGCCAACAACCTGTCGCTCAACCCGGGAGGAAGACCCCGAGAG GGTCTCATGCACAGCTACCGGGAGGCGTTCGAGGACCACAAGCCGGACGGTTTTGCCTTTGGAGGCGGTG CTCGTTCTCCTGCAGGTTTGACCAAGACGCCGCTGTCCACGCTCGGACTGAAGCCGCACCACCAGGTCGGATCAG ACTCTGATTCTAACGATGGAGAGCACG ATCATCCCAGTTTTGAGGACTCGAGACAGTTCGGCGCTGGGTTCTGCTCCAGCAGCCCGGTCCACGGTGCAGACGG gaGGAGGTTTGGTTCGTCAGACAGCCCCGCCCACTCCCACCCCTACAGACCCGCCTCCCCCGAGGGCTGCCAGGTGGACATCATGGGCGTCCACACCGTCCCCGGAAGTCCCAACACCCTCCACCGCACCGTGGCCACCAACACACCGCCCAGCCCCGCCCTCCAGAGACGCCTGGGTCAAGCCAGCCCCTCCCTGGGCAGACACCCGCCTGCGTCCGGCATCCCCTCCAGCCCTCTGATTGGACGAAAGACAGCAGGCGCCGGCGTGCCTCCCAGCCCCCTGATGGGGCGCCGCACGGCAGCGAGTGGCCACAGCACCCCCGATGAGCTGGGGGCCGCCTCTCGCCAGGGGAGCGCCCCGCCGCCGTCCACGCCGGCCTTCCCCGTGTCCCCGCAGCTGCCGGAGAAGAGACACATGTCCAGCGGAGACGCAGAGAGGATGGACAACAATAACATGACGCCAACACCGGCCAGCGGGGGCAGCACGCCGAATCTGACCGGCCCTCGCACAGTCCCAGACCTCCCCAAGTCCATATATG ACGACTGTCCCGACATCAAGATGAACGTGAAGTTCGTCCAGGACACGTCCAGGTTCTGGTACAAGCCCGACATCTCCAGAGAGCAAG cCATCAACCTGCTGAAGGACAGGGAGCCCGGGGCCTTCATCATCCGGGACAGCCACTCGTTCCGGGGGGCGTACGGTCTGGCCATGAAGGTGGCCTGCCCCCCTCCGACTGCCCAGCAAACCAAGAAAG tcGGGGACCTGACCACCGAGCTGGTGAGACACTTCCTGATCGAGACCAGTCCTAAGGGCGTGCGTCTGAAGGGTTGTCCCAACGAGCCGTACTTCGGGTGTCTGTCCGCTCTGGTTTACCAACACTCCATGACTCCACTGGCTCTGCCCTGCAAACTGATGATCCCCACCAAAG ATCCCAACGAGGAGGCCTTGGAGCTGGTGACGCCCACTGATCCTGGGCTGGAGCTCATGAAACAAGGAGCAG TTCAGAAGGCTCCTGAAGAAGCTCATG cctGTAACGTCCTCTTCATCAACTCTGTGGACATGGAGTCTCTCACTGGTCCTCAGGCCATAGCCAAGGCGATCAGTCAGACCCTGGGGACCAACCCGCTGCCGGCGGCCACCACCGTCCACTTCAAGGTGTCCCCACAGGGCATCACACTCACGGACAGCCAGAGGAA gatCTTCTTCAGGCGACATTATCCCATCAACACAGTGACCTACTGTGACACCGATCCCCAGGACAGGAA ATGGGGAAAAGAAGGAGGCGGCTCCGTCAG ACTCTTTGGATTCGTGGCGAGGAAACAAGGAAGCACGACGGACAACGTGAGCCACCTGTTCGCGGAGCTGGACCCGGGTCAGCCCGCCTGCGCCATCGTCAGCTTCGTCTCCAAAATGATGAAGCGGTGA